From Candoia aspera isolate rCanAsp1 chromosome 4, rCanAsp1.hap2, whole genome shotgun sequence, a single genomic window includes:
- the KBTBD2 gene encoding kelch repeat and BTB domain-containing protein 2, with the protein MSTQEEIQINTEYAVSLLEQLKLFYEQQLLTDIVLIVEGTEFPCHKMVLATCSSYFRAMFMSGLSESKQTHIHLRNVDAATLQTIITYAYTGNLAINDTTVEQLYETACFLQVDDVLHRCREYLIKKINAENCVRLLSFADLFSCEELKQSAKRMVEHKFTVVYHQEAFMQLSHDLLIDILSSDNLNVEKEETVREAAMLWLEYNTESRSQYLSSVLSQIRIDALSEVTQRAWFQGLPPNDKSVVVQGLYKSMPKFFKPRLGMTKEEMMIFIEAAAENPGNLYSSVCYSPQAEKVYKLCSPPADLHKVGTLVTPDNDIYIAGGQIPVKNTKTNHSKTSKLQAAFRTVNCFYWFDAQQNTWFPKSPMLFVRIKPSLVCCEGHIYAIGGDSVGGELNRRTVERYDTEKDEWTMVSPLPCAWQWSTAVAVRNCIYVMAHNLMYCYFPRSDAWVEMAMRQTSRCFASAAAFGDKIFYIGGLHVGSNSGIRLPTSTVDGSSVTVEVYDVNKNEWQMAANIPAKRYSDPCVRAVVISNSLCVFIRETHMNERAKYATYQYDLELDRWFLRQHISERVLWDLGKDFRCTVGKLYPSCLEESPWKPPPYLFPSDGADEFDLDGEMVTLPPV; encoded by the exons ATGTCTACACAGGAGGAAATACAGATCAATACAGAATATGCTGTATCCTTATTGGAACAGTTAAAATTGTTCTATGAACAGCAGTTGCTAActgacattgttttaattgttgaggGCACTGAATTCCCATGCCATAAGATGGTTCTTGCTACATGTAGCTCTTACTTCAG GGCAATGTTTATGAGTGGGTTGAGTGAAAGCAAGCAAACGCATATTCATCTGAGGAATGTGGATGCAGCCACTTTACAGACCATAATAACTTATGCTTACACGGGTAATTTGGCAATAAACGACACAACAGTTGAACAGCTTTATGAAACAGCTTGCTTCCTACAG GTAGATGACGTGTTACATCGGTGTAGGgaatacttaattaaaaaaattaatgctgAAAACTGTGTACGGCTGTTGAGTTTTGCTGATCTTTTCAGCTGTGAGGAGTTAAAACAGAGTGCTAAAAGGATGGTAGAACACAAGTTTACAGTTGTGTACCACCAAGAGGCTTTCATGCAGCTCTCACATGATCTGTTGATAGATATTTTGAGTAGTGACAATTTAAATGTGGAAAAAGAAGAGACAGTTCGTGAAGCTGCTATGTTGTGGCTGGAGTATAATACAGAATCTCGATCACAGTACCTGTCATCAGTTCTTAGCCAGATAAGAATTGATGCACTTTCTGAAGTTACACAAAGAGCTTGGTTTCAAGGCTTACCACCGAATGATAAATCGGTAGTAGTTCAAGGATTGTATAAATCCATGCCGAAGTTTTTTAAACCAAGACTTGGAATGACTAAAGAGGAGATGATGATATTCATTGAAGCTGCTGCTGAAAATCCTGGTAATCTTTACTCTTCAGTATGTTACAGCCCACAGGCTGAAAAAGTTTACAAACTCTGCAGTCCTCCTGCTGATCTCCATAAGGTTGGGACACTTGTAACTCCTGATAATGATATTTATATAGCAGGTGGGCAAATCCCAGTGAAAAACACAAAAACCAACCACAGTAAAACTAGCAAACTTCAAGCTGCCTTCCGTACTGTGAATTGTTTTTACTGGTTTGATGCTCAGCAAAATACATGGTTTCCAAAGAGTCCGATGCTGTTCGttcgtataaagccatctcttgttTGCTGTGAAGGCCATATCTATGCAATTGGTGGAGACAGCGTTGGTGGAGAACTCAACAGAAGAACTGTGGAAAGATATGATACTGAGAAGGATGAATGGACCATGGTAAGCCCTCTACCCTGTGCTTGGCAGTGGAGTACAGCAGTTGCTGTTCGTAACTGCATTTATGTAATGGCACACAACTTGATGTACTGTTACTTCCCCAGATCAGATGCTTGGGTTGAAATGGCCATGAGACAAACCAGTAGATGCTTTgcttcagctgctgcttttggggataaaatattttatattggagGCTTGCACGTTGGCAGCAACTCTGGTATAAGACTACCTACTAGCACTGTAGATGGGTCTTCCGTAACAGTGGAAGTTTATGATGTGAACAAAAATGAATGGCAAATGGCAGCCAATATTCCTGCCAAGCGGTATTCTGACCCCTGTGTCAGAGCTGTTGTGATTTCTAACTCTTTGTGTGTCTTCATACGAGAAACTCATATGAATGAGAGAGCCAAGTACGCTACGTATCAATATGACTTGGAACTTGATCGTTGGTTCTTGCGACAGCATATATCTGAGCGGGTACTCTGGGATTTGGGAAAAGATTTTCGATGCACTGTGGGAAAACTGTATCCATCTTGTCTTGAAGAGTCCCCGTGGAAACCTCCGCCATATCTGTTTCCTTCTGATGGGGCTGATGAGTTTGATCTTGATGGGGAGATGGTTACACTGCCACCTGTATAG